The Streptomyces sp. NBC_01275 genome has a segment encoding these proteins:
- a CDS encoding acyl-CoA dehydrogenase family protein: MNLGLSEEQEAVRQLAKDFVDREIAPHVVAWDRAEEVDRGIVKKLGAVGFLGLTIDEEYGGSGGDHLAYCLVTEELGRGDSSVRGIVSVSLGLVAKSIAGWGSQEQKRRWLPGLTSGEQLGCFGLTEPGTGSDAGNLTTRAVRDGADYVINGAKTFITNGTWADVVLLFARSTDAPGHKGVSAFLVPTDTPGLSRRTLHGKLGLRGQATAELVLDDVRVPASALLGEEGKGFSVAMSALAKGRMSVAAGCVGIAQAALDAAVKYAGEREQFGKTIAHHQLVQELITDIAVDVDAARLLTWRVADLIDRGLPFATESSKAKLFASEAAVRAANNALQVFGGYGYIDEYPAGKLLRDARVMTLYEGTSQIQKLVIGRALTGVSAF; this comes from the coding sequence GTGAACCTGGGGCTCAGCGAGGAGCAGGAGGCCGTGCGGCAGCTCGCGAAGGACTTCGTGGACCGCGAGATCGCCCCGCACGTCGTCGCCTGGGACCGCGCCGAGGAGGTCGACCGGGGCATCGTGAAGAAACTCGGCGCAGTCGGTTTCCTGGGCCTGACGATCGACGAGGAGTACGGCGGCTCGGGCGGCGACCACCTCGCGTACTGCCTGGTCACGGAGGAGCTGGGCCGTGGGGACTCGTCCGTGCGCGGGATCGTCTCCGTCTCCCTCGGCCTGGTCGCCAAGTCCATCGCCGGCTGGGGGAGTCAGGAGCAGAAGCGGCGCTGGCTGCCGGGGCTGACCTCCGGCGAGCAGCTCGGCTGCTTCGGCCTCACCGAGCCCGGCACCGGATCCGACGCGGGCAACCTGACCACCCGCGCGGTCCGCGACGGCGCGGACTACGTCATCAACGGCGCGAAGACGTTCATCACCAACGGCACCTGGGCCGACGTGGTCCTCCTCTTCGCCCGCTCCACCGACGCCCCCGGCCACAAGGGCGTCTCCGCGTTCCTCGTCCCCACCGACACTCCCGGCCTGAGCCGCCGCACCCTCCACGGCAAGCTCGGCCTGCGCGGCCAGGCGACCGCCGAACTCGTCCTGGACGACGTCCGCGTGCCCGCCTCCGCGCTGCTGGGCGAGGAGGGCAAGGGCTTCTCGGTCGCCATGTCGGCGCTGGCCAAGGGCCGGATGTCGGTCGCGGCGGGCTGCGTGGGGATAGCCCAGGCCGCCCTGGACGCGGCCGTGAAGTACGCCGGAGAGCGCGAGCAGTTCGGGAAGACCATCGCCCACCACCAGCTCGTCCAGGAGCTGATCACCGACATCGCGGTCGACGTCGACGCCGCGCGCCTGCTGACCTGGCGCGTCGCCGACCTGATCGACCGGGGCCTGCCCTTCGCCACCGAGTCCTCCAAGGCCAAGCTGTTCGCCTCCGAGGCCGCCGTCCGCGCCGCGAACAACGCCCTCCAGGTCTTCGGCGGCTACGGCTACATCGACGAGTACCCGGCCGGGAAACTCCTGCGCGACGCCCGGGTGATGACCCTCTACGAGGGCACGAGCCAGATCCAGAAACTGGTCATCGGGCGGGCGCTGACAGGGGTTTCGGCGTTCTGA
- a CDS encoding ABC transporter ATP-binding protein gives MTRAISLHDVGKVHAKGVRVVDRLSLDIVPGEFLVLLGPSGCGKSTVLRMIAGLEHITEGELLLDGAYANDLQPSERDIAMVFQNFALYPNMTGRDNIGFPLRIETPGADPAPRVDATARMLGIEDLLDRFPAQLSGGERQRVAMGRAIARHPSAFLMDEPLSNLDAKLRNHLRAEISRLTRELGVTTVYVTHDQAEAMSLGDRVAVLRGGLLQQVGSPREVYALPRNVFVAAFIGTPRINLLCGVVRAPLDGAMTISLGKQALRLPEPLSLDHKLLRVQQGREVIVGLRSEAVRIATPAEARPGETHITGLVEHVEFQGHEALVHFNTGSRPAVVPELEAPRPVPRPDRRRRREGGVLDRLRERAGSLRAGPVVVLDEPPERDRPPTSAEGRAPGDLVVRTTPDFDLRYGMQVPLLVDVAHLFVFDQHGDRVSPAPARLPDLDE, from the coding sequence ATGACACGCGCCATCTCCCTGCACGACGTCGGCAAGGTCCATGCGAAGGGCGTCCGCGTGGTGGACCGGCTGTCGCTGGACATCGTGCCCGGCGAGTTCCTCGTCCTGCTGGGACCCTCGGGCTGCGGCAAGTCCACCGTGCTCAGAATGATCGCCGGCCTGGAGCACATCACCGAGGGCGAGTTGCTCCTCGACGGCGCGTACGCCAACGACCTGCAGCCCTCGGAGCGGGACATCGCGATGGTCTTCCAGAACTTCGCCCTCTACCCGAACATGACCGGCCGCGACAACATCGGCTTCCCGCTGCGCATCGAGACGCCCGGCGCCGACCCGGCCCCCCGGGTGGACGCCACCGCCCGGATGCTCGGCATCGAGGACCTCCTCGACCGCTTCCCCGCCCAGCTCTCCGGCGGCGAACGCCAGCGCGTCGCCATGGGCCGGGCCATCGCCCGCCACCCCTCCGCCTTCCTGATGGACGAGCCCCTCTCCAACCTCGACGCCAAGCTCCGCAACCACCTGCGCGCCGAGATCTCCCGCCTCACCCGCGAGCTGGGCGTCACCACGGTCTACGTCACCCACGACCAGGCCGAGGCCATGTCGCTCGGCGACCGGGTCGCCGTCCTGCGCGGCGGCCTCCTTCAGCAGGTGGGCAGCCCGCGCGAGGTCTACGCCCTGCCGCGCAACGTCTTCGTCGCCGCCTTCATCGGCACCCCGCGCATCAACCTCCTGTGCGGCGTCGTGCGCGCCCCGCTCGACGGAGCGATGACCATCAGCCTCGGCAAGCAGGCCCTGCGCCTGCCCGAACCCCTCTCCCTGGACCACAAGCTGCTGCGGGTGCAGCAGGGCCGGGAGGTGATCGTCGGACTGCGCTCGGAGGCCGTGCGCATCGCCACGCCCGCCGAGGCCCGGCCCGGCGAGACCCACATCACCGGCCTGGTGGAGCATGTGGAGTTCCAGGGCCACGAGGCGCTCGTCCACTTCAACACCGGCTCCCGCCCCGCCGTCGTACCGGAGCTGGAGGCGCCGCGCCCCGTCCCGCGGCCCGACCGGCGCCGGCGGCGCGAGGGCGGAGTCCTGGACCGGCTGCGGGAGCGCGCGGGGAGTCTGCGGGCCGGCCCGGTCGTCGTCCTGGACGAGCCGCCGGAGCGGGACCGGCCGCCCACGTCCGCCGAGGGCCGCGCCCCCGGCGACCTGGTGGTCCGCACCACCCCCGACTTCGACCTCCGGTACGGCATGCAGGTCCCGCTCCTCGTCGACGTCGCCCACCTCTTCGTCTTCGACCAGCACGGCGACCGCGTCAGCCCGGCCCCGGCGCGGTTGCCGGACCTGGACGAGTGA
- a CDS encoding RNA ligase (ATP): MSTLRVTAEVLTVHEHPNADALELAQVGLYRAVVAKGAYRTGEAALYIPEQSVLPAELVEELGLTGRLAGSRSDRVKAVRLRGELSQGIVCRPQALAGVDLTRAAEEGTDFAELLGIVKWAPPIPPTMSGDVESAPDLLPWVDIENIQRYPDIFTPGEPVVLTEKLHGSACLLTYLADEGRVYVSSKGFGAKSLALSEDPRNLYWRAVRGHGVPEAAARLAERLGARRIGVFGEVYGAGVQDLTYGADGRRDTLGYAVFDVSAEIDGTVRWLDAAELLDGELPLVPRLFEGPYDSERVLEIATGRETVSGRELHLREGVVIRPTVERYSPVTGGRAIAKAVSGAYLTRKGGTEYE, encoded by the coding sequence ATGTCGACGCTGCGCGTCACCGCCGAAGTGCTGACCGTCCACGAACACCCCAACGCCGACGCCCTCGAACTGGCCCAGGTCGGCCTGTACCGGGCCGTCGTCGCCAAGGGCGCCTACCGCACCGGTGAGGCCGCTCTCTACATACCCGAGCAGTCGGTGCTTCCGGCCGAGCTGGTCGAGGAGCTGGGGCTGACCGGGCGGCTGGCGGGGAGCAGGTCGGACCGGGTGAAGGCGGTGCGGCTGCGGGGCGAGCTGTCACAGGGGATCGTGTGCCGGCCGCAGGCGCTGGCCGGCGTCGACCTGACACGGGCGGCGGAGGAGGGCACCGACTTCGCGGAACTGCTCGGCATCGTCAAGTGGGCGCCGCCGATCCCGCCGACGATGAGCGGCGACGTCGAGTCCGCGCCGGATCTGCTGCCCTGGGTCGACATCGAGAACATCCAGCGCTACCCGGACATCTTCACGCCCGGCGAGCCGGTGGTCCTCACCGAGAAGCTGCACGGATCGGCGTGCCTGCTGACGTACCTCGCCGACGAGGGCCGGGTGTACGTGTCGTCGAAGGGCTTCGGCGCGAAGTCGCTGGCCCTCTCCGAGGACCCGCGGAACCTGTACTGGCGCGCCGTGCGCGGCCACGGCGTCCCCGAGGCCGCGGCCCGCCTCGCCGAACGACTGGGCGCGCGCCGGATCGGCGTCTTCGGCGAGGTGTACGGCGCGGGCGTGCAGGACCTGACCTACGGCGCGGACGGCCGCCGGGACACGCTCGGGTACGCCGTGTTCGACGTCTCCGCGGAGATCGACGGCACCGTGCGCTGGCTGGACGCGGCGGAGCTGCTGGACGGCGAACTTCCCCTGGTGCCAAGGCTGTTCGAGGGTCCCTACGACAGCGAACGCGTCCTGGAGATCGCCACCGGCCGCGAGACGGTGTCCGGTCGGGAGCTGCATCTGCGCGAGGGCGTGGTGATTCGCCCGACCGTCGAGCGGTACAGCCCGGTCACCGGCGGCAGGGCGATCGCCAAGGCGGTGAGCGGCGCGTACCTGACCCGGAAGGGCGGCACGGAGTACGAGTGA
- the soxR gene encoding redox-sensitive transcriptional activator SoxR, whose translation MPQIPETIHELTVGQLSARSGAAVSALHFYETKGLISSRRTTGNQRRYHRDALRRVAFVRAAQRVGIPLATIREALAELPEERTPTREDWARLSEAWRAELDERIKQLNRLRDHLTDCIGCGCLSLDTCVLSNPDDAFGERRSGSRLLVEKKTGRGSGNRRPAPATPRAGSPTGKAAPETPGGCR comes from the coding sequence GTGCCCCAGATTCCCGAGACGATCCACGAGCTCACGGTCGGCCAGCTCTCCGCCCGCAGCGGCGCCGCGGTCTCCGCCCTGCACTTCTACGAGACCAAGGGCCTGATCAGCAGCCGCCGCACCACGGGCAACCAACGCCGCTACCACCGGGACGCGCTCCGCAGGGTCGCCTTCGTCCGGGCCGCCCAGCGGGTCGGCATCCCGCTCGCCACGATCCGCGAGGCGCTCGCCGAACTCCCCGAGGAGCGCACCCCCACCCGCGAGGACTGGGCCCGCCTCTCCGAGGCCTGGCGCGCCGAACTGGACGAACGCATCAAGCAGCTCAACCGCCTGCGCGACCACCTCACCGACTGCATCGGCTGCGGCTGCCTCTCCCTCGACACCTGCGTCCTCTCCAACCCCGACGACGCCTTCGGCGAACGCCGGTCGGGCTCCCGCCTGCTGGTGGAGAAGAAGACCGGGCGGGGGAGCGGGAATCGCCGGCCGGCCCCTGCGACGCCTCGGGCGGGGTCGCCTACGGGGAAGGCGGCGCCGGAGACGCCGGGCGGCTGCCGCTGA
- a CDS encoding TetR/AcrR family transcriptional regulator — MARPRKPLLSTDRIVDTARALVDAEGLAALSTRRLAAELGVSGPSLYNHFRTKDEILEAVADSVSAQVDLSMFEDGREWRTSLHDWAVSYRAALRDHPNIVPVLAQGPGRRPAGLRLADAVYGAMVAAGWPPAQATSIGALMRYFIMGSALGSFAGGFVDDQSAYDPADYPHLGQAHLLAEQQEKIDERAFETGLTALLDGLAQQYEGLD; from the coding sequence ATGGCCCGACCGCGCAAGCCCTTGCTCAGCACCGACCGGATCGTCGACACCGCCCGGGCGCTCGTGGACGCGGAGGGGCTGGCGGCGCTCTCCACGCGTCGGCTCGCCGCCGAGCTGGGGGTGAGCGGGCCCTCGCTCTACAACCACTTCCGCACCAAGGACGAGATCCTGGAGGCCGTCGCCGACTCGGTGAGCGCCCAGGTCGACCTGTCGATGTTCGAGGACGGCCGGGAGTGGCGGACCTCGCTGCACGACTGGGCCGTCTCCTACCGGGCCGCCCTGCGCGACCACCCGAACATCGTCCCGGTCCTCGCCCAGGGGCCCGGCCGCCGCCCGGCCGGGCTGCGCCTCGCCGACGCCGTCTACGGCGCGATGGTCGCGGCCGGCTGGCCGCCCGCGCAGGCCACCTCCATCGGCGCGCTGATGCGCTACTTCATCATGGGCTCCGCGCTCGGCTCGTTCGCCGGCGGCTTCGTCGACGACCAGAGCGCGTACGACCCCGCCGACTACCCCCATCTCGGCCAGGCGCACCTCCTCGCCGAGCAGCAGGAGAAGATCGACGAGCGGGCGTTCGAGACGGGGCTGACGGCCCTGCTGGACGGGCTGGCGCAGCAGTACGAGGGGCTCGACTAG
- a CDS encoding DMT family transporter yields the protein MMNPLRATEGRGRTKLPATGAATVTVVLWASAFVSIRSAGAAYSPGALALGRLLAGALALGAICLVRREGLPPRSAWRGIGMSGLLWFGLYMVVLNWGEQQVDAGTAALVVNVGPLLIALLGARLLGDAMPPRLLAGMAVSFAGAVTVGLSMSDGGGASVLGVALCLLAAVAYAGGVVAQKPALGTASALQATTFGCLVGAVVCLPFAGQLATEAADAPASATLNMVYLGVFPTALAFTTWAYALARTSASRMGATTYAVPALVVLMSWLALGEVPGLLTLAGGALCLAGVGVSRSRARSGSGRAAVQEEPRPEEADASA from the coding sequence ATGATGAACCCCCTCCGCGCAACGGAAGGCCGTGGTCGTACGAAGCTGCCGGCGACCGGCGCCGCCACGGTCACCGTCGTGCTGTGGGCCTCCGCGTTCGTCTCGATCCGCAGCGCGGGAGCCGCCTACTCACCGGGTGCGCTCGCGCTCGGGCGACTGCTGGCCGGGGCCCTGGCGCTGGGGGCGATCTGTCTCGTACGGCGGGAGGGGTTGCCGCCGCGGTCGGCCTGGCGCGGGATCGGGATGTCCGGGCTGCTGTGGTTCGGCCTCTACATGGTCGTCCTCAACTGGGGCGAGCAGCAGGTCGACGCCGGCACCGCGGCCCTGGTGGTGAACGTCGGCCCCCTTCTCATCGCGTTGCTCGGCGCCCGGCTGCTCGGGGACGCGATGCCGCCGCGGCTGCTGGCGGGGATGGCGGTGTCGTTCGCGGGGGCGGTCACGGTGGGGCTGTCGATGTCGGACGGGGGCGGCGCGTCGGTGCTCGGGGTGGCGCTGTGCCTGCTGGCCGCGGTCGCGTACGCCGGCGGGGTCGTCGCGCAGAAGCCTGCGCTCGGGACGGCGAGCGCGCTCCAGGCGACGACGTTCGGGTGTCTGGTCGGGGCCGTGGTCTGTCTGCCGTTCGCCGGACAACTGGCGACGGAGGCGGCCGACGCGCCGGCCTCGGCGACGCTCAACATGGTCTACCTCGGTGTGTTCCCGACCGCGCTGGCCTTCACCACGTGGGCGTACGCCCTGGCCCGTACGTCCGCCAGCCGGATGGGCGCGACCACGTACGCGGTGCCCGCCCTGGTCGTCCTGATGTCATGGCTGGCGCTGGGCGAGGTGCCGGGACTGCTCACGCTGGCGGGCGGGGCGCTGTGCCTGGCGGGGGTGGGGGTGTCCCGGTCGCGGGCGAGGTCGGGGTCGGGGAGGGCCGCGGTCCAGGAGGAGCCGCGGCCCGAGGAAGCCGACGCGTCGGCGTGA
- a CDS encoding MaoC family dehydratase, with the protein MAEPRIFTSVDELRSAVGEQLGYTDWLDVDQKRIDLFAEATGDHQWIHVDPEKAAAGPFGTTIAHGYLTLSLLPLFGPQLIEVEGVKMGVNYGTNKVRFPAPVPVGSRLRATATITGVDDVAGGVQVSVAFTVEREGGDKPVCVAESVSRYYL; encoded by the coding sequence ATGGCAGAGCCGAGGATCTTCACGTCCGTCGACGAACTGAGGTCGGCGGTGGGCGAGCAGTTGGGGTACACGGACTGGCTGGACGTCGACCAGAAGCGGATCGACCTGTTCGCGGAGGCCACCGGCGACCACCAGTGGATCCATGTCGATCCGGAGAAGGCCGCCGCCGGCCCGTTCGGGACCACCATCGCGCACGGGTATCTGACCCTCTCGCTGCTGCCGCTCTTCGGGCCCCAGCTGATCGAGGTCGAGGGCGTGAAGATGGGCGTCAACTACGGGACGAACAAGGTGCGCTTCCCCGCGCCCGTCCCGGTCGGCTCCCGGCTGCGCGCGACGGCGACGATCACCGGCGTCGACGACGTGGCCGGCGGCGTCCAGGTCAGCGTCGCCTTCACCGTCGAGCGCGAGGGCGGGGACAAGCCGGTGTGCGTGGCGGAGTCCGTGTCCCGGTACTACCTGTAA
- a CDS encoding aldehyde dehydrogenase family protein, with the protein MKAHDGIYLDGAWRPAAGQDVIEVIDPTDEQVIGRVPAGDARDVEAAVRAARAALAGWAATPPAERAARLTALRDVLAARKDEIAETVTAELGAPLPFSQAVHAAVPIAVAGSYAELAATHPFEEKVGNSTVFHEPIGVVAAITPWNYPLHQIVAKVAPALAAGCTVVLKPAEDTPLTAQLFAEAVHEAGVPAGVFNLVTGLGPVAGQALAENPGVDLVSFTGSTAVGRRIAATAGAAIKKVALELGGKSANVILPSADLAKAVNVGVANVMSNSGQTCSAWTRMLVHRDRYDEAVALAATAAAKYGDRIGPVVNAKQQARVRGYIEKGVAEGARLVAGGPESPRERGYFVAPTVFAEVTPEMTIAQEEIFGPVLSILRYDDEDDALRIANGTVYGLAGAVWAGAESEAVAFARRMDTGQVDINGGRFNPRAPFGGYKQSGVGRELGVHGLAEYLQTKSLQF; encoded by the coding sequence ATGAAGGCACACGACGGCATCTACCTCGACGGCGCCTGGCGCCCGGCCGCGGGCCAGGACGTGATCGAGGTGATCGACCCGACGGACGAGCAGGTCATCGGCCGCGTCCCGGCGGGCGACGCGCGGGACGTCGAGGCCGCCGTACGGGCCGCCCGCGCCGCCCTCGCCGGCTGGGCCGCGACCCCGCCGGCCGAGCGGGCCGCACGGCTGACCGCCCTCAGGGACGTCCTGGCGGCCCGCAAGGACGAGATCGCCGAGACCGTCACCGCCGAGCTCGGCGCACCCCTGCCCTTCTCCCAGGCGGTCCACGCGGCCGTGCCGATCGCGGTCGCGGGTTCCTACGCCGAGCTGGCCGCGACCCACCCCTTCGAGGAGAAGGTCGGCAACTCGACCGTCTTCCACGAGCCGATCGGCGTGGTCGCCGCCATCACCCCCTGGAACTACCCCCTGCACCAGATCGTCGCCAAGGTCGCCCCGGCCCTCGCCGCGGGCTGCACGGTCGTGCTCAAGCCCGCCGAGGACACCCCGCTCACCGCCCAGCTCTTCGCCGAGGCGGTCCACGAGGCGGGCGTCCCGGCCGGCGTCTTCAACCTCGTCACCGGCCTCGGCCCGGTCGCCGGCCAGGCCCTCGCCGAAAACCCGGGCGTCGACCTGGTCTCCTTCACCGGCTCCACCGCCGTCGGCCGGCGCATCGCCGCGACGGCCGGCGCCGCGATCAAGAAGGTCGCCCTCGAACTCGGCGGGAAGTCCGCCAACGTCATCCTCCCGAGCGCCGACCTCGCCAAGGCGGTCAACGTCGGCGTCGCCAACGTGATGTCCAACTCCGGCCAGACGTGCAGCGCCTGGACCCGCATGCTGGTCCACCGCGACCGCTACGACGAGGCGGTCGCCCTCGCCGCGACCGCCGCCGCCAAGTACGGCGACCGCATCGGCCCGGTCGTCAACGCCAAGCAGCAGGCCCGTGTGCGGGGTTACATCGAGAAGGGCGTCGCCGAGGGCGCGCGGCTGGTCGCCGGCGGCCCCGAATCCCCTCGCGAGCGCGGGTACTTCGTCGCCCCGACGGTCTTCGCCGAGGTCACACCGGAGATGACGATCGCCCAGGAGGAGATCTTCGGCCCGGTCCTGTCGATCCTGCGCTACGACGACGAGGACGACGCCCTGCGCATCGCCAACGGCACGGTCTACGGCCTCGCCGGAGCGGTCTGGGCCGGTGCGGAGAGCGAGGCGGTGGCCTTCGCCCGCCGGATGGACACCGGCCAGGTCGACATCAACGGCGGACGCTTCAACCCCCGCGCCCCCTTCGGCGGTTACAAGCAGTCGGGCGTCGGCCGCGAACTCGGCGTGCACGGCCTCGCCGAGTACCTCCAGACCAAGTCCCTCCAGTTCTAA
- a CDS encoding TetR/AcrR family transcriptional regulator: MSTAEETADGEIEPWEEVTPDAARRLLVAAVEAFAERGYHATTTRDIAGRAGMSPAALYIHYKTKEELLHRISRIGHDRALGILRTAASAEGTATQRLAEAVSSFVRWHAGRRTTARVVQYELDALGPEARAEILDLRRKVDAEVRGIIEEGAASGEFAVLDVHGTTLAVLSLCIDVARWFNVDGPRTPDEVGALYADLVLRMVGAAK, from the coding sequence ATGAGTACGGCGGAGGAGACGGCCGACGGCGAGATCGAGCCGTGGGAAGAGGTCACCCCTGACGCGGCCCGGCGGCTGCTGGTCGCCGCCGTGGAGGCCTTCGCCGAGCGCGGCTACCACGCGACGACGACCCGTGACATCGCGGGCCGCGCGGGGATGAGCCCGGCCGCCCTCTACATCCACTACAAGACCAAGGAAGAGCTGCTCCACCGCATCAGCCGGATCGGTCACGACCGCGCGCTGGGCATCCTGCGGACGGCCGCGAGCGCCGAGGGCACCGCCACACAGCGCCTCGCGGAGGCCGTCAGCTCCTTCGTCCGCTGGCACGCCGGGCGGCGCACCACCGCACGCGTCGTCCAGTACGAACTCGACGCGCTCGGACCCGAGGCCCGCGCCGAGATCCTCGACCTGCGTCGGAAGGTCGACGCCGAGGTGCGCGGGATCATCGAGGAGGGCGCGGCGAGCGGCGAGTTCGCCGTCCTGGACGTCCACGGCACCACCCTCGCCGTGCTGTCCCTCTGCATCGACGTGGCCCGCTGGTTCAACGTCGACGGCCCCCGCACGCCCGACGAGGTCGGCGCGCTGTACGCCGACCTCGTGCTGCGGATGGTGGGCGCGGCGAAGTGA
- a CDS encoding YiaA/YiaB family inner membrane protein has protein sequence MSETPVKQQSTAAFYGQAVASFGIAVAATAIGIYNLHTDAWVRGFLAIAVLYLVTSAFTLAKVIRDRQEAGQIVSRVDQARLEKLLADHDPFEKI, from the coding sequence ATGAGTGAGACACCGGTCAAGCAGCAGAGCACGGCGGCGTTCTACGGACAGGCCGTCGCCTCCTTCGGCATCGCCGTCGCGGCCACCGCCATCGGCATCTACAACCTCCACACCGACGCCTGGGTGCGCGGCTTCCTGGCGATCGCCGTCCTGTATCTGGTGACCTCCGCCTTCACGCTGGCGAAGGTGATCCGCGACCGCCAGGAGGCCGGGCAGATCGTGAGCCGGGTGGACCAGGCCCGCCTGGAGAAGCTCCTGGCCGACCACGACCCCTTCGAGAAGATCTGA
- a CDS encoding helix-turn-helix transcriptional regulator — translation MTARDVRAPGLAALAALMADETRAVCLLALLDGRAWTAGELARQAGVAASTLSEHLGKLVAGGLLAEERQGRHRYVRLADARVAQLLEDLAAQVDPSGVAWPRGLREASAGSAMARGRTCYDHLAGRLGIAVTDALTERGALRQDTGFALTDAGVAWFEAAGIALDRRTRRPLARACLDWTERRPHLAGVAGAALCRHVLDAGWCVRIGSERAVRVTAEGERALSGLLGIEAGALR, via the coding sequence ATGACCGCCAGGGACGTACGCGCGCCGGGGCTGGCCGCACTCGCCGCGCTCATGGCCGACGAGACGCGGGCCGTGTGTCTGCTGGCGCTGCTCGACGGGCGGGCCTGGACGGCCGGTGAGCTGGCCCGGCAGGCGGGCGTGGCCGCGTCGACGCTGAGCGAGCACCTGGGCAAGCTGGTCGCGGGCGGGCTGCTCGCCGAGGAACGGCAGGGCCGGCACCGGTATGTGCGGCTGGCCGACGCCCGGGTCGCGCAGCTGCTGGAGGACCTGGCCGCGCAGGTGGACCCGAGCGGTGTCGCATGGCCGCGCGGGCTGCGGGAGGCGAGCGCGGGCTCGGCGATGGCCCGGGGCCGCACCTGCTACGACCACCTGGCCGGGCGGCTCGGCATCGCGGTCACGGACGCGTTGACCGAGCGGGGGGCGTTGCGTCAGGACACGGGGTTCGCGCTGACGGACGCCGGGGTGGCGTGGTTCGAGGCCGCCGGCATCGCCCTCGACCGCAGGACCCGCCGCCCCCTGGCGCGCGCCTGTCTCGACTGGACCGAGCGCCGCCCCCATCTGGCGGGCGTCGCGGGCGCGGCCCTGTGCCGGCACGTCCTCGACGCCGGGTGGTGCGTGCGCATCGGCTCCGAGCGGGCGGTGCGGGTGACGGCGGAGGGCGAGCGCGCGCTGTCCGGGCTGCTGGGCATCGAGGCGGGGGCGCTGCGCTGA
- a CDS encoding Zn-dependent alcohol dehydrogenase, with product MTVRAAVLPAVGAPLEITEIELPDPGPGQVRVRLAAAGVCHSDLSLSDGTMRVPVPAVLGHEGAGTVVSVGEDVGHLAPGDGVVLNWAPSCGRCHACGLGEVWLCANALNGSADVYAHRALDGSDLHPGLNVAAFAEETVVPAACVLPLPDGIPLTDAALLGCAVLTGYGAVHHSARVRTGETVAVFGVGGVGLATLQAARIAGASRIVAVDVSPEKEELARAAGATDYVVASDQTAREIRALTGRQGVDVAVECVGRAVTIRTAWESTRRGGRTTVVGIGGKDQQVTFNALELFHWGRTLAGCVYGDCDPARDLPVLAEHVRAGRLDLGMLVTERIALEGIPAAFENMLAGKGGRALVVF from the coding sequence ATGACCGTCCGCGCCGCCGTACTCCCCGCCGTCGGGGCCCCGCTGGAGATCACGGAGATCGAGCTCCCGGATCCCGGCCCCGGCCAGGTCCGCGTCCGCCTCGCCGCCGCCGGGGTCTGCCATTCCGACCTGTCCCTCTCCGACGGCACCATGCGGGTGCCGGTCCCGGCGGTGCTGGGCCACGAGGGCGCGGGGACGGTCGTCTCCGTCGGCGAGGACGTCGGGCACCTCGCACCCGGCGACGGCGTCGTCCTCAACTGGGCCCCGTCCTGCGGCCGTTGCCATGCCTGCGGGCTGGGCGAGGTCTGGCTGTGCGCCAACGCTCTCAACGGCTCCGCCGACGTCTACGCCCACCGCGCCTTGGACGGCAGCGACCTCCACCCCGGCCTGAACGTCGCCGCGTTCGCCGAGGAGACGGTCGTACCGGCCGCCTGCGTCCTGCCCCTGCCCGACGGCATCCCCCTCACCGACGCCGCCCTCCTGGGCTGCGCGGTCCTCACCGGCTACGGGGCCGTCCACCACTCCGCCCGCGTCCGCACCGGCGAGACGGTGGCCGTCTTCGGCGTCGGCGGGGTGGGCCTGGCGACCCTCCAGGCGGCCCGCATCGCCGGCGCCTCGAGGATCGTCGCCGTCGACGTCTCCCCGGAGAAGGAGGAGCTGGCCCGCGCCGCCGGCGCCACCGACTACGTCGTCGCCTCCGACCAGACCGCCCGCGAGATCCGCGCCCTCACCGGCAGACAGGGCGTCGACGTCGCCGTCGAGTGCGTGGGCCGCGCGGTCACCATCCGCACCGCCTGGGAGTCCACCCGGCGCGGCGGCCGCACCACGGTCGTCGGCATCGGCGGCAAGGACCAGCAGGTCACCTTCAACGCCCTCGAACTCTTCCACTGGGGCCGCACCCTCGCGGGCTGCGTCTACGGCGACTGCGACCCCGCGCGGGACCTCCCGGTGCTCGCCGAGCACGTCCGGGCCGGCCGCCTGGACCTGGGCATGCTGGTGACGGAACGGATCGCCCTGGAGGGCATCCCGGCGGCATTCGAGAACATGCTCGCGGGCAAGGGCGGAAGGGCGCTGGTCGTCTTCTAG